A window of the Fulvia fulva chromosome 3, complete sequence genome harbors these coding sequences:
- a CDS encoding mRNA 3'-end-processing protein — MATTTTTTRSTLADQVLNPQTYTPTSFTFDNHLKGTLPTLGAPSKVTRPNCQDFIDSKGKSCPRGVTCPYRHYLPQGERSGVPHLICKHYQRGLCKKAESCEFAHTFNLRDERECKEFSRYGICPNGDDCTYLHVPPTSDLRRPACPHYARGFCPLGPYCNLRHIKHKKLCPYYLAGFCPNGRKNPPLADRVVCCEHGAHARWIKDEDLNPKKPEVRKVKDSEVEKAEQEERENEFYAEMERSRESWERGDRGAGRWNFRSRGRRGGGQRRDGGHGRPRN; from the exons ATGGCGAcaaccaccaccaccacgcGATCAACACTCGCCGACCAGGTCCTGAATCCACAGACATACACCCCGACATCCTTCACATTCGACAACCACCTCAAAGGCACACTACCCACACTCGGCGCGCCCTCGAAAGTCACACGACCGAACTGTCAGGACTTCATCGACTCCAAGGGCAAGTCGTGTCCAAGAGGTGTCACTTGTCCATACCGTCACTATCTTCCACAAGGCGAGCGCTCTGGCGTACCGCATCTC ATCTGCAAGCACTACCAACGCGGCCTCTGCAAGAAAGCCGAATCCTGCGAGTTCGCACACACCTTCAACCTCCGCGACGAACGCGAATGCAAGGAATTTTCCCGTTACGGCATCTGCCCCAACGGCGACGACTGCACCTACCTCCACGTCCCACCCACCTCCGACCTCCGTCGCCCCGCCTGCCCACACTACGCCCGCGGCTTCTGCCCACTCGGACCCTACTGCAATCTCCGCCACATCAAGCACAAGAAGCTATGTCCATACTACTTGGCGGGCTTCTGTCCTAACGGGAGGAAGAACCCACCACTGGCGGATCGAGTCGTGTGTTGCGAGCATGGTGCCCATGCGAGGTGGATCAAGGATGAGGATTTGAATCCGAAGAAGCCGGAGGTGAGGAAGGTGAAGGATTCCGAGGTGGAGAAGGCGGAGCAGGAGGAGAGGGAGAATGAGTTCTATGCTGAGATGGAGAGGAGCAGGGAGAGTTGGGAGCGTGGAGACAGGGGTGCTGGTAGATGGAACTTCAGGAGTCGGGGCAGGCGAGGTGGTGGACAACGTAGGGATGGGGGTCACGGAAGACCGAGGAACTAG
- a CDS encoding Polyadenylate-binding protein-interacting protein 7, producing MVSEKIYDLCRPVLDNDDLEEEAKTDALEDLLSSEPTSLKGRALEDAVLGVMWQWKTASDNKKSPPPARAANIVRSRSPAPWIQRAATPTPGTSSPRASTATPSVPPGFGLTPPALARTKSQTVGSPFSSPKPSPRLPLATPVIPHSPRLSAYQFSDSSPNTENYGDYGSDTVDWLVNDDASSNTSFGDSGFANSSEFMTPYTAQMSTYDMLRSILQDNKSDQELEQILEVNGYDLSHTVNSLMGAQGMSPDAMAAAIQEQQEQARTFLIGKSMSPSSRPVTPAGQQKSPTVCRYWLASGQCARADCRFAHEVQNHICKYWLQGNCLAGTSCLFSHDPSIMLQQMNLSQSGAATPQHFAPNFQLQDYDSFPALQPTTSNPYEDSESVDPSTLDAALQQQQQTFAQVPPGLFPSFVPTGPRHGSRPSSRPTSRHTSRAVTPSQQVNFQDDEAFPSLGSAANKPVGTRHHGKRGGHGHHNHGPPVQQPGSLADVVRMSPSPGPVNARDAMRRGLRNNRSFTSTRENSAAAMAIPAPREIPWLETGDKVNNSYMKARQEAFKHGGLRNKFLQSAAQAWNRNDARGAKALSLRGQNENALMREKHREAARALYEERNKNLAAGTGSKELYVDLHGLHPDEAVQYLSDCLREQKSSSRPVYAICGTGHHSKNGKDKVGKAIRQFLNEWRYAFREFSVPGDRNNVGGILGIDPTSFDKDTATRKAEDSAVALEETANKDTKVVTATEDPRKAPPQRLANVEFSDEDGS from the exons ATGGTCTCCGAGAAGATCTACGACCTGTGCCGCCCTGTTCTCGACAATGACGATCTGGAGGAAGAGGCGAAGACGGATGCGCTCGAGGATCTGCTGAGCAGCGAGCCCACATCGCTCAAAGGCCGAGCTCTCGAAGATGCGGTCCTGGGCGTTATGTGGCAGTGGAAGACCGCAAGTGACAACAAGAAATCGCCACCGCCAGCACGAGCAGCGAACATTGTGCGCTCGCGATCGCCAGCACCGTGGATTCAGCGCGCAGCAACGCCCACCCCCGGCACAAGCTCACCTCGAGCCTCCACGGCCACACCCTCTGTGCCGCCTGGCTTCGGTCTAACACCGCCAGCACTCGCCAGGACAAAGTCTCAGACTGTCGGATCGCCTTTCTCCTCGCCGAAACCCTCACCGCGACTTCCTTTGGCGACACCCGTCATACCCCACAGCCCGCGACTGAGTGCCTACCAATTCAGCGACTCGTCTCCCAACACAGAGAATTATGGCGACTATGGCAGCGACACCGTAGACTGGCTGGTCAACGACGATGCGAGTAGCAACACCAGCTTTGGTGACTCGGGCTTTGCCAACTCTTCCGAGTTCATGACGCCCTACACGGCGCAGATGAGTACCTACGATATGCTACGATCAATTCTGCAGGACAACAAGAGCGATCAAGAGCTAGAACAGATCTTGGAAGTGAATGGATACGATCTTAGCCACACCGTCAACTCGCTGATGGGGGCGCAAGGCATGAGCCCCGATGCTATGGCTGCAGCGATACAGGAGCAGCAGGAGCAAGCGCGCACCTTTCTGATAGGCAAGAGCATGTCTCCGTCATCGCGACCAGTCACGCCAGCTGGACAGCAGAAATCGCCGACCGTCTGTCGctactggctagcaagtGGACAGTGCGCTCGCGCAGACTGTCGCTTTGCGCACGAGGTCCAGAACCACATCTGCAAGTACTGGCTTCAAGGCAACTGTCTTGCAGGCACAAGCTGCCTCTTTTCACATGATCCTTCCATAATGTTGCAGCAGATGAACCTCAGCCAGAGCGGCGCGGCCACTCCGCAGCACTTTGCACCCAACTTTCAGCTCCAAGACTACGACAGCTTTCCGGCGCTTCAGCCGACGACTAGTAATCCGTATGAAGACAGCGAAAGTGTAGATCCGAGTACCCTAGATGCAGCGCTACAACAGCAGCAGCAGACATTCGCTCAAGTTCCGCCTGGACTGTTCCCTTCATTTGTTCCTACAGGACCGAGGCATGGCAGCCGACCCAGTTCACGGCCTACAAGCAGACACACCTCTCGCGCAGTGACACCAAGCCAGCAGGTCAACTTTCAGGACGACGAGGCATTTCCATCTCTTGGCTCCGCAGCTAACAAGCCAGTCGGCACACGCCATCACGGCAAGAGAGGTGGACATGGTCACCACAATCACGGGCCGCCCGTTCAACAGCCAGGCAGCCTCGCTGATGTGGTCCGCATGTCACCCTCTCCTGGTCCGGTGAACGCCCGTGATGCGATGCGACGAGGTTTGAGGAACAATCGTTCTTTCACATCCACCCGCGAGAACTCGGCGGCAGCCATGGCTATCCCCGCACCACGTGAGATCCCATGGCTCGAGACTGGCGACAAGGTCAACAACTCTTACATGAAAGCTCGGCAGGAGGCATTCAAGCATGGCGGACTTCGCAACAAGTTCCTCCAATCCGCTGCTCAGGCATGGAATCGTAACGATGCTCGTGGAGCGAAAGCACTCTCTTTACGCGGTCAGAATGAGAATGCCCTAATGCGCGAAAAGCACCGCGAGGCAGCTCGTGCGCTGTACGAGGAGCGAAACAAGAACCTGGCTGCTGGTACTGGCAGCAAGGAGCTTTACGTTGATCTCCACGGACTCCACCCAGATGAAGCCGTTCAGTACCTATCTGACTGCCTAAGAGAGCAGAAGTCTAGCTCGCGACCGGTCTACGCCATTTGTGGTACTGGTCACCACTCGAAGAACGGTAAGGACAAGGTCGGCAAAGCTATCCGCCAATTCTTGAACGAGTGGCGATATGCGTTCCGGGAGTTCTCAGTACCAGGGGATCGCAATAATGTTGGCGGAATCCTAGGTATAGAT CCCACATCCTTCGACAAGGACACCGCAACGAGAAAGGCAGAGGATAGCGCTGTTGCATTGGAGGAGACAGCCAACAAGGACACCAAGGTAGTCACGGCCACGGAAGATCCACGCAAGGCGCCGCCACAACGTCTCGCGAATGTTGAGTTCAGTGATGAAGACGGTAGTTAA
- a CDS encoding Hydrolase pyvD — translation MKSTFIQIAAALLATTSNVLAHGEPDLRHEHAGDVFSKTHGGSWHLNGVLHNGNSTGQTKSIGGETLYLAYPRGYGRKTKTDTAILYLTDIFGNALVNNRLLADSLAKAGYLVVMPDLFRGDPVPADALSDPNSTFNMTAWRAHHPQSQVETIIESAINSTRGELEAEKVAAVGYCFGGKYVARFLAEGRGVDAGFTAHPSAVLAEEWEAIAGPISIVFGDLDASNTPENRTNIESIFFEGNKTYQTSLYANAEHGFAVRTNLTDKKKAFAQESAYFQAVRWFDAWVKDDE, via the exons ATGAAGTCAACATTCATCCAGATAGCTGCTGCGTTGCTCGCCACCACGTCCAATGTGCTGGCACATGGAGAGCCGGACTTGCGTCATGAGCATGCTGGAGATGTGTTCAGCAAGACACATGGTGGATCCTGGCACTTGAATGGTGTGCTTCATAACGGGAATTCTACCGGGCAGACCAAGTCTATTGGTGGAG AAACTCTGTACCTCGCATATCCACGAGGATATGGCCGGAAAACAAAGACCGACACAGCGATCTTGTACCTGACCGACATCTTCGGCAATGCGCTGGTGAACAATCGCCTTCTTGCGGACAGTCTTGCGAAGGCTGGCTATCTAGTGGTAATGCCAGATCTATTCCGTGGCGATCCAGTCCCGGCCGATGCTCTGAGTGATCCCAACTCGACCTTCAACATGACTGCATGGCGAGCGCATCATCCACAAAGTCAGGTCGAGACCATCATCGAGTCTGCGATCAACTCCACGCGCGGCGAGCTGGAGGCCGAAAAAGTTGCTGCAGTTGGGTATTGTTTTGGTGGCAAATATGTCGCTCGTTTCCTGGCTGAAGGACGTGGTGTCGATGCTGGCTTTACAGCACACCCATCTGCCGTTCTTGCCGAAGAATGGGAAGCTATCGCAGGGCCCATCAGTATTGTCTTCGGTGATCTCGACGCTTCAAACACGCCAGAGAACCGGACCAATATCGAATCGATCTTCTTTGAAGGCAACAAGACATATCAGACCTCGCTTTATGCCAATGCTGAGCACGGCTTTGCTGTGCGGACGAACTTGACAGATAAGAAGAAGGCGTTCGCTCAAGAGAGTGCCTACTTCCAGGCTGTAAGATGGTTTGATGCGTGGGTCAAGGATGATGAGTAG